CCATCGTGGAGGACCCGGCCAGCCGGCAGGACGTGTGCGACGCCATCGTGGGCGAGTCGCAGCGCCTGGTGGCGATGCTGGACGAGCTCTCGGTCTACGCGTCCGGCTCGCGGCGCGCGCTGTCGCGGCAGCCGCTGGCGCTGCACGACCTTGTCCGGCAGGTGGCGGGGAACGAGACCCGCGAGGCGGCGGGCACGGGCCTGCGCGTGGACGGAACCGGGATCCGCGAGGCGGTCGTGTACGGCGACGCGTACTACCTGCACCAGGTGCTGGACAACCTGGTCCGCAACGCGCGCGAGGCCATGGAGGGGCAGGACGACCGCCGCCTGCGCCTGGGCGTGGACCGCGTGGGCGCCATGGCCGCCGTGACGGTGGCCGACAACGGGCCGGGGATCGCTCCCGACAAGGCGGAGCGCATCTTCCAGCCCTTCGTATCGACCAAGGGGAAGGGGATGGGGCTGGGACTGGCGATCTGCAAGGAGATCGTGGAGGGGCACGCGGGGCGCCTGGAGGTGCAGTCGCGCGAGGGCGAGGGCACGTCGTTCACCATTCTGCTGCCGCTGTACGGCGAGGGCACGGTGGCCGGCGCGCTGGCCGCGGGCGACGGCGAGGCCGCATGGACCTGAACGGCGTCTTCGCCCCCGCCACCACGCCGTTCGACCCGGTGACGGGAGATGCGGACGTGATCGCCATGCGGGCCAACGTGCGCGCCTGGCTCTCCGCACCGCTCGCCGGCATCGTCCTCTTCGGCTCTACCGGCGAGGGGCTGCTGGTGGACGACGACGAGCGGGCGGCACTGCTGGAGGGCACACGCGAGCTGGTGGACGGCGGCCGGCTGCTCCTGGCCGGAACGGGCGCGGAGTCCACGCGCGCGACGATCCGCCTCTCGCGCGAGGCGGCGAGGCACGGGGCGGACGCGGTGCTCGTGCAGCCGCCGTCGTACTACCGCCCGGCGATGACGGCGGAGGCGCTGCGCGACCACTTCACGGCGGTGGCGGACGCGTCGCCGGTGCCCGTCATCCTCTACCAGGTGCCGCCGCAGTACACGGGGATCGAGCTTCAGGCCGGCCTCGTGGGCGAGCTGGCGAAGCACGACAACATCGCCGGCATCAAGGACTCTTCCGGCGACCTGAAGACGCTGGGCGCGCTGGTGGACGCGTGTGGGAGCCGGTGCGCGGTGCTCGCGGGCAGCGGCGCGGTCTTCTACGGCGCGCTGGAGACGGGGGCGCGCGGCGGCGTCCTGGCCGTCTCCCTGCTCGCGGCGGTGGAGTGCGCTGACATCCACCGGCTGTTCCGCGCGGGGGAGTTCGGCGCGGCGGGGAGGATCCAGGAGCGCGTGGCGCCGCTGCACCGCGCGGTGGTGGGCGGGATGGGCGTGGCGGGCGTGAAGGCGGCGATGGACGCCCTGGGGCTGCGCGGCGGGGCGCCCCGGCCGCCGCTCAAGCCCCTTCGCGCGAAGGAGATGGAGGCGGTGAGGACCGCGCTGGACGCGGCGTTGCTCGCGCCACGCCGCTCCGCTAGCTTGTCGCCCTCTTCGTGACCCCGCGACCCACGCCAACCGAGCCCGCGTCCATGTCCGAATACGGGAACCTGCTGATCGAGGTCGAAGACGGCATCGCCACCGTCTCCGTGAACCGCCCCGACAAGCTCAACGCGCTGAACGACCAGACCATCCGCGAGCTCGGGCGCATGGCCGACGAGGTCGCGGCGCGCGGCGACGTGCGCGGCGTGATCCTCACCGGCGTGGGCGAGAAGGCGTTCGTGGCGGGCGCGGACATCGCGGAGCTGGCGAAGATGGGCTCCATCGACGGCGTGGAGGTCAGCCGCATGGGGCAGCGCGCCTTCCGCGCGCTGGAGCTGTCGCGCAAGCCGGTGCTGGCCGCGGTGAACGGCTTCGCGCTGGGCGGGGGATGCGAGCTCGCGCTCGCCTGCCACCTCCGTATCGCGAGCGAGAACGCGAAGTTCGGGTTGCCCGAGGTGAAGCTGGGCATCATCCCCGGCTACGGCGGCACGCTGCGCCTGCCGCGCATCGTGGGCAAGGGCCGCGCGCTGGAGCTGATGCTCACCGGCGGCATGATCGACGCGGCCGAGGCGTACCGCATCGGCCTGGTCAACAAGGTCGTCCCGCAGGCCGAGCTGGCCG
The Longimicrobiaceae bacterium DNA segment above includes these coding regions:
- a CDS encoding dihydrodipicolinate synthase family protein; its protein translation is MDLNGVFAPATTPFDPVTGDADVIAMRANVRAWLSAPLAGIVLFGSTGEGLLVDDDERAALLEGTRELVDGGRLLLAGTGAESTRATIRLSREAARHGADAVLVQPPSYYRPAMTAEALRDHFTAVADASPVPVILYQVPPQYTGIELQAGLVGELAKHDNIAGIKDSSGDLKTLGALVDACGSRCAVLAGSGAVFYGALETGARGGVLAVSLLAAVECADIHRLFRAGEFGAAGRIQERVAPLHRAVVGGMGVAGVKAAMDALGLRGGAPRPPLKPLRAKEMEAVRTALDAALLAPRRSASLSPSS
- a CDS encoding enoyl-CoA hydratase-related protein, encoding MSEYGNLLIEVEDGIATVSVNRPDKLNALNDQTIRELGRMADEVAARGDVRGVILTGVGEKAFVAGADIAELAKMGSIDGVEVSRMGQRAFRALELSRKPVLAAVNGFALGGGCELALACHLRIASENAKFGLPEVKLGIIPGYGGTLRLPRIVGKGRALELMLTGGMIDAAEAYRIGLVNKVVPQAELAGAARALMQTILGNGPIALGLAIECATRGMEMSVDDGLALESNLFGLLASTADMREGMTAFLEKRKAAFTGK
- a CDS encoding HAMP domain-containing sensor histidine kinase, with protein sequence MLLLLAAAGSSGPLPDPRVIFFVNLVVVVSVVVFAVGVFAALLRRTYQRRVEEEKLAAIGTATARILHQIKNPLQTIVLHADLLLDRAIVEDPASRQDVCDAIVGESQRLVAMLDELSVYASGSRRALSRQPLALHDLVRQVAGNETREAAGTGLRVDGTGIREAVVYGDAYYLHQVLDNLVRNAREAMEGQDDRRLRLGVDRVGAMAAVTVADNGPGIAPDKAERIFQPFVSTKGKGMGLGLAICKEIVEGHAGRLEVQSREGEGTSFTILLPLYGEGTVAGALAAGDGEAAWT